The following proteins are encoded in a genomic region of Zea mays cultivar B73 chromosome 9, Zm-B73-REFERENCE-NAM-5.0, whole genome shotgun sequence:
- the LOC100272493 gene encoding uncharacterized protein LOC100272493, with translation MLIAIWGFLEALAAALCMNVYVVGLNKVNKPTLPLASGEFSVPTPVLLVVAFLVMVSGHGLLASTLWQRAQQFDIENKDCITQFYMFIWKLFYAEYFLIPFV, from the exons ATGTTGATAGCTATATGGGGATTTCTCGAG GCTTTGGCCGCCGCATTATGTATGAACGTTTATGTAGTAGGGCTGAACAAG GTCAATAAGCCAACCCTCCCATTAGCGTCAGGAGAGTTTTCAGTGCCAACTCCAGTATTGTTAGTAGTGGCATTCTTGGTCATG GTGTCTGGTCATGGCTTGCTTGCCTCCACACTCTGGCAAAGAGCACAACAATTTGACATTGAGAATAAGGATTGTATCACACAATTTTATATGTTCATTTGGAAG TTATTCTACGCCGAGTATTTTCTTATACCATTTGTGTAG